A portion of the Nitratidesulfovibrio termitidis HI1 genome contains these proteins:
- the ehuB gene encoding ectoine/hydroxyectoine ABC transporter substrate-binding protein EhuB, translating to MPRLPRPAPSLLGVIALACAVTTLLYALLELPDPDDTAWRGGTIRVGYALEPPYAYRTPEGTVTGEAPEVARAALARAGITRVRWVLGDFNALIPDLLAGHIDMIAAGMFVTPERAARVAFSLPTSSVGQGLLVRRGNPRGLHDYASLAERSEVSLAVLDGAVEHRQLLLLGMPAERLFTVTDAHAGVTAVRKGRVDGLALSGPTVTVLARQHPDELEAARPFTQPIIDGKSVAGLCAFAFRREDAPLADRVNEQLRAFIGTPEHLALVRPFGFDTSTLPPWSVPETPDGQARQTGQTGDGLGP from the coding sequence ATGCCCAGACTTCCCCGCCCCGCCCCCTCGTTGCTCGGCGTCATCGCCCTGGCTTGCGCGGTGACAACACTGCTTTACGCGCTGCTGGAACTGCCCGACCCGGACGATACGGCATGGCGTGGGGGCACCATCCGGGTGGGCTACGCCCTGGAACCCCCGTACGCCTACCGTACCCCGGAAGGCACCGTGACCGGCGAGGCCCCGGAAGTGGCCCGCGCCGCGCTGGCCCGCGCGGGCATCACGCGGGTGCGCTGGGTGCTCGGCGATTTCAATGCCCTGATCCCCGACCTGCTGGCCGGGCACATCGACATGATCGCGGCGGGCATGTTCGTCACGCCCGAACGGGCCGCCCGCGTGGCCTTTTCGCTGCCCACAAGTTCCGTGGGGCAGGGGCTGCTGGTGCGGCGCGGCAACCCGCGCGGCCTGCACGACTATGCATCGCTGGCCGAACGCAGCGAAGTATCCCTGGCCGTGCTGGACGGCGCGGTGGAACACCGCCAGTTGCTGCTGCTGGGCATGCCCGCCGAACGGCTGTTCACCGTGACCGACGCGCACGCGGGCGTGACTGCCGTGCGCAAGGGCCGCGTGGACGGTCTGGCTCTTTCCGGCCCCACGGTGACCGTACTGGCCCGCCAGCACCCCGACGAACTGGAGGCCGCACGGCCCTTCACCCAACCGATCATCGACGGCAAATCCGTGGCCGGATTGTGCGCCTTTGCCTTTCGCAGGGAGGACGCCCCCCTTGCGGACAGGGTGAACGAACAGTTGCGCGCCTTCATCGGCACACCGGAGCACCTTGCACTGGTGCGGCCCTTCGGCTTCGACACGTCCACCCTTCCGCCCTGGTCCGTCCCCGAAACGCCGGACGGGCAAGCCAGGCAAACCGGACAAACCGGGGACGGGCTCGGCCCGTGA